One window of Klebsiella quasivariicola genomic DNA carries:
- the pgm gene encoding phosphoglucomutase (alpha-D-glucose-1,6-bisphosphate-dependent): MAIDKRAGQPAQQSDLINVAQLTAQYYVLKPEVGNAEHAVKFGTSGHRGSAARHNFNEPHILAIAQAIAEDRAKNGITGPCYVGKDTHALSEPAFISVLEVLTANGVDVIVQENNGFTPTPAVSNAILVHNKKGGPLADGIVITPSHNPPEDGGIKYNPPNGGPADTNVTKVVENRANELLAAGLQGVKRISLDAALASGHVKEQDLVQPFIEGLADIVDMAAIQKAGLTLGVDPLGGSGIEYWKRIGEHYKLNLTIVNDQVDQTFRFMHLDKDGAIRMDCSSECAMAGLLALRDKFDLAFANDPDYDRHGIVTPAGLMNPNHYLAVAINYLFQHRPQWGKEVAVGKTLVSSAMIDRVVNDLGRKLVEVPVGFKWFVDGLFDGSFGFGGEESAGASFLRFDGTPWSTDKDGIIMCLLAAEITAVTGKNPQEHYNELAERFGAPSYNRLQASATSAQKAALSKLSPEMVSADTLAGDPITARLTAAPGNGAAIGGLKVMTDNGWFAARPSGTEDAYKIYCESFLGEEHRKLIEKEAVEIVSEVLKNA, translated from the coding sequence ATGGCAATCGATAAACGTGCGGGGCAGCCTGCGCAACAGAGTGATTTGATTAACGTCGCCCAACTGACTGCTCAGTACTATGTGCTGAAGCCTGAAGTCGGTAATGCGGAGCATGCGGTAAAATTCGGTACCTCTGGCCATCGCGGTAGCGCGGCGCGCCACAACTTCAACGAACCGCATATCCTGGCCATCGCCCAGGCCATTGCGGAAGATCGTGCGAAGAACGGGATCACCGGGCCGTGCTATGTCGGCAAAGATACCCACGCCCTTTCCGAGCCGGCGTTTATCTCGGTGCTGGAAGTGTTAACCGCCAACGGCGTTGACGTGATCGTGCAGGAAAACAACGGTTTCACCCCGACGCCGGCGGTTTCCAACGCGATTCTGGTGCATAACAAAAAAGGCGGTCCGCTGGCGGACGGCATTGTGATCACCCCGTCACATAACCCGCCGGAAGATGGTGGTATCAAGTACAACCCGCCAAACGGCGGCCCGGCGGATACCAACGTCACCAAAGTGGTGGAAAACCGCGCCAACGAACTGCTGGCCGCCGGCCTGCAGGGCGTGAAACGCATTTCTCTGGACGCGGCGCTGGCTTCTGGCCACGTTAAAGAACAGGATCTGGTGCAGCCGTTCATCGAAGGCCTGGCGGATATCGTCGACATGGCGGCGATCCAGAAAGCCGGCCTGACGCTGGGCGTCGATCCGCTGGGCGGGTCCGGTATCGAATACTGGAAACGCATTGGCGAGCACTACAAGCTCAATCTGACCATTGTCAACGATCAGGTGGATCAGACCTTCCGCTTTATGCACCTCGATAAAGACGGCGCCATCCGTATGGACTGCTCCTCGGAGTGTGCGATGGCGGGCCTGCTGGCGCTGCGCGATAAGTTCGACCTGGCGTTTGCTAACGATCCGGATTACGACCGTCACGGGATTGTCACCCCGGCCGGGCTGATGAACCCGAACCACTACCTGGCGGTGGCGATTAACTACCTGTTCCAGCATCGTCCGCAGTGGGGCAAAGAGGTGGCAGTCGGTAAAACGCTGGTCTCCTCCGCGATGATTGACCGCGTGGTGAACGATCTGGGCCGCAAGCTGGTGGAAGTGCCGGTGGGCTTTAAGTGGTTCGTTGACGGCCTGTTCGACGGCAGCTTCGGCTTCGGCGGCGAAGAGAGCGCCGGGGCCTCCTTCCTGCGCTTCGACGGCACGCCGTGGTCGACCGATAAAGACGGCATCATCATGTGCCTGCTGGCGGCGGAAATCACCGCCGTCACCGGGAAAAACCCGCAGGAGCATTACAACGAGCTGGCGGAACGCTTCGGTGCGCCGAGCTATAACCGTCTGCAGGCTTCCGCGACCTCCGCGCAGAAAGCGGCGCTGTCCAAGCTCTCTCCGGAAATGGTCAGCGCCGATACGCTGGCGGGCGATCCGATCACTGCCCGTCTGACCGCGGCGCCGGGCAACGGGGCGGCGATTGGCGGTCTGAAGGTGATGACCGACAACGGCTGGTTCGCGGCGCGTCCGTCAGGCACCGAAGATGCCTACAAGATCTACTGCGAAAGCTTCCTCGGCGAAGAACATCGCAAGCTGATTGAAAAAGAAGCGGTAGAGATTGTCAGTGAAGTGCTGAAGAACGCGTAA